In the genome of Cydia strobilella chromosome Z, ilCydStro3.1, whole genome shotgun sequence, one region contains:
- the LOC134754172 gene encoding multidrug resistance protein homolog 49-like, whose product MMKLKEGMGEKLAVVSNLLGTAIISICQSFPLGWELTLACLTVLPFSLAASIILSNYQSTSSVREMMSYSKAGKHAEEMFKSFKTIVAFAGESKEIDRYKKFLAPAERYGRKRGLYTGLGTGFNWVLTYTLNAIGLSYGTRLVIQDMDNAHLDTNRYVMGKIFTIMFGAYMATQSITFIVPHAEAFAAARAAAAGVFSILDRMPKIDSMSPKGLKAGKLAGAITLENVTFSYPSRPDVKVLKGFSLHVNPGESVVLVGSSGCGKSTILQLLQRLYDPASGVVRIDNHDVKSLNVGYLRSSLGVVGQEPVLFRGTIRDNIAIGHPEATDKEIIKVATMAYAHDFISRLPNGYDTMIGERGASLSGGQKQRIAIARSLLRKPSVLLLDEATSALDPQSERQVQAALDHASVGRTTLTVSHRLSTIVNADRIICMDQGAIVESGTHEQLIKSKGFYYKLVTADKDVKEVVTESLPEEGKSNSEEPENEIRHEIKRRSTKIIVRQYSSRKEPCDWMTPRSSISSVVSNGLQHFSHRYGGEIEETQDDQEEVKPVSGWDLLKLNAPEWPLLTIGAIAATIQGACFPAFSVLFGFTSAIFASPDPAYMIYMADLYSGLFVVVAAVAGVTMCLQSVTFTNSGLRMTTRLRHQYFSSLLMQEIGYYDRESNTVGALCARLSGDTAEVQGATGLRLGLILQGISSVLIGFLLAVCFNWKLTLVGAAFLPIMVGSIWLEGIVAQKSVQQERDAMETAIAVATEAVVAIRTVQSLGIEKNFINKFEAELEVSCSAIARKSRWRGLVLGLGVYVPFMAFCSVVVYGCTLVVHEGLAYSSVFLVTEAVMYGAYMLGQSLVYAPSFQAAKDCGARILSVIHRQPRVITKPGLVDSPHWSATGKFSINEAKFSYPTRPHIRVLRGLDLQVEAGKTVALVGASGCGKSTVLQLLQRFYDPDSGIIELDGRDIRQSLTLPRLRRQLGVVQQEPVLFDRTLADNIAYGDNSRQPSMNEVVAAAKQANIHNFIISLPQGYDTNLGASGAQLSGGQKQRVCIARALIRAPRLLLLDEATSALDANSERAVTEALEKAAKGRTCITIAHRLSTVKDADLICVLDKGKIIEKGTHAELMDMKGFYYRMEKGQQLA is encoded by the exons ATGATGAAGTTAAAGGAGGGCATGGGCGAGAAGCTGGCGGTGGTCTCTAACTTGCTGGGCACCGCGATCATTAGTATTTGCCAGTCGTTTCCTCTCGGTTGGGAACTTACTCTTGCGTGTCTGACGGTGCTCCCGTTTTCGCTAGCGGCGTCCATAATATTATCCAAT TATCAATCCACATCTTCAGTACGTGAGATGATGTCGTACAGTAAAGCTGGAAAACATGCAGAAGAAATGTTTAAATCTTTCAAAACAATCGTGGCATTTGCCGGTGAAAGCAAGGAAATTGACAG GTACAAAAAGTTTTTGGCGCCCGCGGAGCGGTACGGTCGCAAGCGCGGGCTATACACGGGACTGGGCACCGGCTTCAACTGGGTGCTCACGTACACGCTCAACGCCATCGGCCTCTCCTACGGCACTCGCCTCGTCATTCAGGATATGGATAACGCACACTTGGACACGAACCGATACGTCATGGGCAAAATATTTACT ATAATGTTTGGCGCCTACATGGCAACTCAGTCTATAACGTTCATAGTTCCTCATGCGGAGGCTTTTGCAGCGGCGCGCGCTGCTGCTGCCGGAGTATTCAGTATACTGGACCGCATGCCAAAGATTGATAGTATGAGCCCTAAGGGACTTAAAGCCGGTAAATTGGCTGGTGCTATAACCCTGGAGAATGTAACATTCAGTTATCCTTCAAGACCAGACGTTAAA GTCTTAAAAGGATTTTCTCTTCACGTAAACCCTGGGGAAAGCGTAGTTTTGGTGGGGTCATCCGGATGCGGAAAATCTACGATACTACAACTCTTGCAGAGATTGTATGACCCGGCCTCTGGCGTGGTTAGAATTGATAACCACGATGTGAAATCCTTAAATGTTGGCTACTTGAGGTCTTCTTTAG gTGTGGTCGGCCAAGAACCTGTGCTGTTTCGAGGTACAATTCGCGACAACATAGCCATTGGGCATCCGGAAGCGACTGATAAAGAAATTATTAAAGTAGCAACAATGGCATATGCTCATGACTTCATAAGTCGACTACctaat GGTTATGATACGATGATCGGAGAGCGCGGCGCTTCGCTGTCTGGTGGGCAAAAGCAGCGCATCGCCATCGCGCGCTCGCTACTGCGCAAACCGAGCGTGCTGCTGCTGGACGAGGCGACGTCTGCGCTGGACCCGCAGTCCGAGCGGCAGGTGCAGGCGGCCCTGGACCACGCCAGCGTTGGCAGGACCACTCTCACCGTCTCTCACAG GTTATCAACGATTGTCAATGCTGATCGTATAATATGCATGGACCAGGGTGCTATAGTAGAGTCGGGCACACATGAACAACTTATTAAATCTAAGG gattttattataagctagtCACAGCTGATAAAGATGTAAAAGAAGTTGTAACAGAATCTTTACCAGAAGAAGGAAAAAGCAACTCTGAGGAACCGGAGAATGAAATCCGGCATGAAATTAAAAGGCGATCTACCAAAATAATAGTCAGGCAGTATTCTAGTAGAAAAG AACCTTGCGACTGGATGACTCCTCGCAGCTCCATTAGCTCAGTAGTATCTAATGGGTTGCAACACTTTTCGCATAGATACGGCGGTGAAATAGAAGAAACACAGGATGACCAAGAA GAAGTGAAACCCGTGAGTGGCTGGGACTTACTGAAGCTGAACGCACCCGAATGGCCTCTCCTTACCATCGGAGCCATCGCCGCTACCATCCAGGGGGCCTGCTTCCCGGCGTTTTCTGTACTTTTCGGTTTTACTTCCGCG atttttgcaTCCCCTGACCCCGCTTACATGATTTACATGGCGGATTTATACTCTGGCCTGTTCGTGGTGGTGGCGGCAGTGGCGGGCGTAACGATGTGTCTGCAAAGCGTTACCTTCACCAACTCCGGCTTGAGGATGACTACTCGACTACGCCACCAGTACTTCTCTAGTTTACTCATGCAG GAAATAGGGTACTACGATCGCGAAAGCAATACGGTGGGCGCCCTTTGCGCTCGGCTGAGCGGCGACACGGCGGAGGTGCAGGGCGCCACGGGGCTGCGCCTCGGGCTCATCCTGCAGGGTATCAGCTCTGTCCTCATCGGCTTCCTGCTCGCTGTCTGCTTCAACTGGAAGCTCACTCTTGTTGGCGCGGCGTTCTTGCCTATA ATGGTGGGAAGTATCTGGCTAGAAGGCATCGTCGCCCAGAAGTCCGTCCAGCAGGAGCGCGACGCCATGGAGACCGCCATCGCCGTCGCCACCGAGGCTGTCGTCGCCATCAGGACCGTCCAAAGCTTGG gCATAGAGAAAAATTTCATCAATAAGTTCGAGGCAGAGCTGGAGGTGTCATGCTCCGCCATAGCCCGGAAGAGCCGCTGGCGCGGACTAGTACTGGGCCTGGGCGTGTACGTGCCGTTCATGGCGTTCTGCAGCGTCGTGGTGTACGGCTGCACGCTCGTCGTGCACGAGGGGCTTGCCTACTCCAGCGTATTCTT AGTGACAGAGGCAGTAATGTACGGTGCCTACATGCTGGGACAGTCGTTGGTGTACGCGCCTAGCTTCCAGGCAGCCAAAGACTGCGGAGCGCGAATCCTGTCCGTCATCCACCGCCAACCCCGCGTCATTACGAAGCCCGGCCTCGTGGACTCCCCGCACTGG TCTGCTACCGGTAAATTCAGTATCAATGAAGCAAAGTTCAGTTACCCGACGCGGCCACACATACGCGTGCTGCGGGGCCTGGACCTGCAGGTGGAGGCGGGCAAGACGGTGGCGCTGGTGGGCGCCTCGGGCTGCGGCAAGTCCACCGTGCTGCAGCTGCTTCAGCGGTTCTACGACCCCGACTCTGGCATTATC GAGCTGGACGGGCGAGATATCCGCCAGTCGCTGACGCTTCCGCGGCTGCGGCGGCAGCTGGGCGTGGTTCAACAGGAGCCCGTGCTGTTCGACCGCACACTGGCCGACAACATCGCCTACGGGGACAACTCGCGCCAACCCTCCATGAACGAGGTCGTCGCCGCCGCCAAGCAAGCCAACATACACAATTTCATTATCTCTTTACCACAG GGATACGATACGAACCTAGGGGCGAGCGGCGCGCAGCTGTCGGGCGGGCAGAAGCAGCGAGTGTGCATCGCGCGCGCGCTCATCCGTGCCCCGCGACTGCTGCTACTAGATGAAGCCACCTCCGCGCTCGACGCCAACAGCGAACGG GCTGTAACCGAAGCTTTGGAGAAGGCGGCGAAAGGACGAACTTGCATAACCATCGCACATCGGCTTTCAACTGTCAAGGATGCCGATCTCATCTGTGTATTGGACAAGG GTAAAATCATCGAAAAAGGCACTCACGCTGAACTTATGGACATGAAAGGCTTCTACTACCGAATGGAAAAAGGACAACAGCTCGCCTGA
- the LOC134755118 gene encoding multidrug resistance protein homolog 49-like → MGEGELPNRVSYFQIFRYASWLEIGATLMGVLLGLLSGGGVCYNLVQFGEISTSFVERTVLTDRLSSYLPLTQLFGGGKRLVNASYEENMQALIQDAEAICIGMVITIIISILFCIASVALINWSALRQITRVRKKFLIAVLGQDMEWFDTDCEFNLASKMSEDMMKLKKGMGEKLAVVSNLLGTPIISICQSFPLGWELTLACLTVLPFSLQRHDEVKGGHGRFLSVGNLLLRV, encoded by the exons TTCCGATACGCGAGCTGGCTGGAGATCGGCGCCACGCTGATGGGCGTGTTGCTGGGATTGCTGAGCGGTGGCGGCGTGTGCTACAACCTGGTGCAGTTTGGCGAGATCAGCACCTCTTTCGTTGAGCGCACGGTGCTGACGGACCGCCTGTCCAGCTACTTGCCCCTCACACAGCTCTTCGGCGGCGGAAAACGACT CGTAAATGCATCATATGAAGAAAATATGCAAGCCCTTATCCAAGATGCCGAAGCAATTTGCATAGGAATGGTCATAACTATAATTATCTCAATACTATTTTGTATAGCGTCGGTAGCTCTCATCAATTGGAGTGCTTTAAGACAG aTCACAAGAGTTAGAAAAAAATTTCTTATTGCTGTACTCGGTCAAGATATGGAATGGTTCGATACTGATTGCGAGTTCAATCTTGCTTCTAAAATGTCTGA AGACATGATGAAGTTAAAGAAGGGCATGGGCGAGAAGCTGGCGGTGGTCTCCAACTTGCTAGGCACCCCGATCATTAGCATTTGCCAGTCGTTTCCTCTCGGTTGGGAACTTACTCTTGCGTGTCTGACGGTGCTCCCGTTTTCTTTACAGAGACATGATGAAGTTAAAGGAGGGCATGG TCGTTTCCTCTCGGTTGGAAACTTACTCTTGCGTGTCTGA